A DNA window from Trypanosoma brucei brucei TREU927 chromosome 11 chr11_scaffold01 genomic scaffold, whole genome shotgun sequence contains the following coding sequences:
- a CDS encoding cyclin 9 codes for MAGFTETPSWPSLSCEQSSAAAVSVSYSPFVVEMSYYTIAIQAYSMTRYVVENLRLDSAVVGTAMTYWHIFVSVHGLKKVDEIVLSAACTFLASKVEHHKVRLSDIVALVFEVDPVGGVMESWRDVVGQAELLLCYTLKFNFQVIHPVNRINELVFDGNKAVLECAQRLFLLSFVTPLCTRASAEEIVEALVYLAADGAERLEVYANGFNITSSERRDGIISVMLDALVAMRKTTKLPKIDNVISARRKRLREQESTRPSVACSSVGTASTDNTPCAPSVE; via the coding sequence ATGGCAGGTTTCACCGAGACACCCAGTTGGCCTTCGCTGTCGTGTGAGCAATCCAGCGCGGCCGCTGTGTCGGTCTCGTACTCACCTTTTGTAGTAGAAATGTCGTACTATACCATTGCTATCCAGGCGTATAGCATGACAAGGTATGTTGTTGAGAATTTGAGGCTGGACTCGGCGGTGGTTGGAACTGCAATGACGTACTGGCACATATTTGTGTCTGTGCATGGTTTGAAGAAGGTTGATGAGATTGTTCTTAGTGCTGCGTGTACTTTTTTGGCGAGCAAGGTAGAGCACCACAAGGTGCGGCTGAGCGATATCGTTGCCCTTGTTTTCGAGGTAGACCCTGTCGGAGGTGTGATGGAGTCTTGGCGTGATGTGGTTGGTCAAGCAGAGTTGCTCCTGTGCTACACGCTGAAGTTTAATTTTCAGGTCATACATCCTGTCAATCGTATTAACGAGTTAGTTTTTGATGGTAACAAAGCTGTTTTGGAGTGTGCACAacgcctttttcttctgtcgTTTGTAACCCCTTTGTGCACGAGAGCTTCGGCCGAGGAAATTGTAGAGGCCCTCGTGTATTTGGCGGCAGATGGGGCAGAACGCCTGGAGGTTTATGCGAATGGCTTTAACATCACTTCGTCTGAGCGGCGTGATGGCATTATCAGTGTTATGCTTGACGCCCTTGTTGCCATGCGTAAGACCACCAAGTTACCCAAAATAGATAATGTGATCTCTGCGCGACGTAAAAGACTTCGTGAACAGGAGTCCACTAGGCCGTCGGTTGCCTGCTCTAGTGTTGGAACGGCAAGTACGGATAATACACCTTGTGCACCATCGGTGGAGTGA